The sequence below is a genomic window from Hydractinia symbiolongicarpus strain clone_291-10 chromosome 10, HSymV2.1, whole genome shotgun sequence.
CTGAGTTATACCATAGAGGACAGAAGCAAATTTCTTGGACGAAAAAGATTATGCTATGGCTGTTACGATCCAATAACCGACGAACACAACGCAAAATCCTGTCCACATCGACGCAAATGTACCATTTGTAAAGGAAACCATCCTACTGGCTTGCATGGCTTTAGATTTAGGAAAAGAAGTGACTCCAAGGATaaggaagaaaacaaagaaagcaccgaAGAGAAGGAATCTGTTAAGAGCAATGTCACTGGATTGTCAAAATCATGCAATTCTTTAAACGTTGGTGAAGTTATCAGTCTTTGCATAGTGCCAGTAAAGGTATCACATAAATCTACTGGTAAGAGTGTGACTACCTTAGCCATGCTGGATAATTGCAGCCAAGCTTCGTTTGTAACGACAGATCTAGTCAAGAGATTGGACGTCAGTGGTGCTGAAACATCATTAGCCATTAAAACAATTAACGGAACAGAAACTGTTAAATCTGAGGCAATAGAAGATTTGATAATTGAAGGCATTAGCACACAATTTGAAAATACCCCGTTCATGTTACCCAAGGCATACACAAGAAGAGAACTGCCCGTAGATAAAGATGATATAGCAACTACCGATAAGTTATCTCAATGGAAATACTTGGAACCGGTTTATCCACACTTTAGAATCCAGAAGTTTGATGTTGACTTGTTGATTGGCGCAAATTGTGCAAAGGCACTTGAACCAGTGGATGTGCTGCCCAGTCAAGATGGTGGCCCATATGCATACCGAACCATACTTGGATGGTGCATTGTAGGACCAATCAAGTCAGaaggtaaaaataattattctatCAAATCTTGTCATAAAATTGCTGTGAACGACATAGGAAACAACGGAATTGCTAAGCATCATTTTGAATCAAAAAGTAGTGTGAAAGAAACTCATATTAGTAACATGCTTGAAAAGTTGTACCTTTCAGATTTTACGGAGGCAAGATTGTCGCCTCGCAGCAACATAGAATTTAATCTAGAAGAAATGTCAATAGAAGATAAAACATTTCTAACCATAATGGAGTCAAAAGCAGGCAAGGTTGGAAGTCATTATGAACTGCCTTTGCCATTCCGAAACAAAGACTTGTTGATGCCTGACAACAGAAACGTTGTGCTGAGAAGACTGATGCATTTAAAGGAAAGATTTATACGAAATCCGAAATTCCTAGCTGAATACCAAAGGTTCATGAAGAACATCATAGATAAAGGTTATGCAAGAAAAGCCGTGCTACCTGCATCTCCTGGAAAGTCTTGGTATATCCCCCATCATGCAGTTTATAATGAAAAGAAGAATAAGATCAGAGTAGTCTTCGATTGTGGAGCAGAATACCATGGTAGATCATTAAACAAGGAATTGATCCCTGGACCAGACTTTACCAACCATCTTATAGGTGTGCTTAACAGATTTAGAGAAGGAATCATAGCAGTCATGGCTGACATCGAATCTATGTACTTCCAGGTGTTTGTAACGGAACACCAAAGATCGTTTCAGAGAATTCTTTGGTGGGACAAAAGCGATAAAGAAATGACCAAACCAGTTGAATACGAAATGAATGTCCACATCTTTGGAGCGACTTCGTCTGCGAGTTGTAGCAATTATGCCTTGAAGAAAACTGCCTTAGATAATCAAGGCAAATTTGGAACTGATGCAGCGGAAACGTTATTGAAGAATTTTTATGTCGATGACATGCTGAAGTCAAAAGATAATCTTGGTGAGACCATTTCGTTAATGAAAAACGTCACTTCTATGTGTAAGGCGGGAGGTTTTAGGTTAACAAAATTTGTCAGCAATAATAAAGAAGTGTTATTGTCTATACCTGAAGATGATCGGAAAACGGGGTTTACTGATTGTGAATTATTGTCTGGAGATACGGATCTGCCGTCCGATAGTACGTTAGGTATCACATGGGATATCGAAATGGATTGCTTCAAATTTAAGATCGAACTGAAAAAGACGCCCTACAGCAGAAGAGGTATGCTTTCTATGTTGAGCACGTTGTACGATCCTTTGGGATTTTTAGCTCCATTTCTAGTCAGAGGAAAAATAATCCTTCAAGAACTGTGCAGCATGAGCCTAAATTGGGATGACCCAGTTCCTGAAGACAATTGTAATGACTGGAACAGATGGAAAGACTGTATCCAGCCTCTTGAAGGATTTAGAATACCGCGATGCTTCAAGCCCAAAAAATTTGGTAAGATTGTTCATTCCTCGATCCACTACTTTTCTGATGCATCAGAGTTTGCATATGGCCAAGCTACGTACCTAAGAATAGTAAATGAAAGTGGCAGAGTACATGTTTGCTTGGTTATGGGTAAGGCAAGAGTCGCTCCTTTGAAATTCGTATCTATGCCTCGATTAGAATTAACAGCAGCTACTTTGTCTGTTAAGATAGCTTCTTTGTTGAGACAAGAATTGCGACTACTATGTATTAATGAATATTTTTGGACTGATAGTCAAGTCGTCTTAGGATATCTAAAGAATCAAACGAAAAGATTCAAAGTTTTTGTGGCTAATAGAATCGAGATTATCAGAAGCAACAGCAAAATCGACGACTGGAATTATGTACCGTCGAACGAAAATCCGGCCGACATAGCGTCAAGAGGATCAGATGCTTCCAAAGACAAACAAGTTAAAATGTGGTTTAGAGGACCAGAGTTCTTGTGGAATGATCAGTCTAGTTGGAAACTATCCAAACACGCTGCAGAAGTAGACGAAAACGACCCGGAGGTTAAGAAAGTGAAAGTAAACGCTTGCCTAGTCACAAATGATCTGATGAGTACGCTTGAAGAACGCATGTCttgctggaagaaaataaaGCGTGTAATGGCGTGGATCCTTCTGTTTGCAGATAGAATCAAAACGATAAAACCCGGCGATGCATCCACGAAAGGTATCATCGACGTAGAACGATTGAAATGCGCTGAAAGAAAAATCATGCAACTGActcaagaaaaatatttcgaaaCGGAATTGCGAAATTTGTTGTCTGGGAAAatcaatgttaaaaacaaattgtCGAAACTTAATCCCTTTGTTGATTCACAAGGCCTGTTAAGAGTAGGAGGAAGAATCGAACGATCTGGGCTAGATAAAGAACATGTGCATCCTATCATCATGCCGAAAGATAGCCAGACATCCATGTTGATTATTCGATATTGCCATCAGAACGTCGCGCATGCGGGCAGAGGAATAACCATCAACAAAGTACGAAGTTATGGGATTTGGATCGTGAATATAAATGCTTTAACACGAAAGGTCATTCATAAGTGCACCATATGTAGGAGTTTAAGAGGACGTGCTGGAGAGCAAAAGATGGCCGATTTGCCAAAAGAAAGGTTCAACGAAGCACCACCATTCAGTTATTGCGGATTAGATTGTTTTGGTCCATTCTTGATCAAGGTAAGGAGAAGCGAGATGAAAAGGTATGGTGTATTGTTTACATGTTTGTCTAGCAGAGCTGTACACATTGAAATCGCAAGCAGTTTAGAAACTGATACGTTTATTTTGGCCCTTCGTCGCTTTGTTGGCAGAAGAGGAAACGTAAGGTATCTAAGATCTGATCATGGGAGTAACTTCGTTGGAAGTGATAATGAATTAAAACGAGCTTTTTTAGAAATGGATCATGAAAAAATCAAGTTTTTTCTAAACGAGTTAAACGCTGATTGGATATGGAACTTCAATCCACCAGCAGCCAGTCACATGGGAGGAGTCTGGGAGAGGCAGATAAGATCAGCCAGACAAATTCTAACCTCATTGCTAAAGACCCACGGTTCAAGTTTAGATGATGAATCATTAAACACCCTCCTCATTGAAACGGAAGCCATATTAAACTCAAGACCCCTAACAGTCGATACCCTCAGTGACACGAATAGCTTCATACCAATATCTCCATCAAATATCTTGACAATGAAGTCAGATGTCGTGTTGCCACCACCGGGAGAATTTCCGAAACCTGATGTTTATTCGAGGAAAAGATGGCGTAGAGTTCAACACATAGCAAATGAATTCTGGATTAGATGGAGAAAGGAATTTCTTTCAACCCTTCAGGAACGTCGACGTTGGAACACGATTAAACGTAATTTTGAGGTTGGAGACATCGTCATATTAAAAGACTCAACCATGTTTACTGTTCGAAATCGTTGGCCGTTAGCAAGAATTGTGAGCGTCGTGTCAGATAAGCATGGAATAGTGAGAATTGTGAACATTCGAATGAGCGGATCTCGAGTCGTAATGCAACGGCCGATATCAAAGGTAGTTTTGCTTCTGGAAAACGAATAGTCCGATTCCCGACGAGGAGCCATTAGGTCATGTTGTATGCACGAACATGAGAGGAGCCATGTGTTCCTGCCgtattgaaatttatatttgttatgTAATTTGTGTTGTCCTTGTGTTGTCCCGTTTGTGCTCTGCTGTAGAGTTCGCTCTGCGGTGGAGTACGAGATGCATTATATTCGttagttttgtgttgtgatgTCCCGTGTTAATTATGTAAAAGAATGATTGTAATTTTGGTactatttttagttaaattttccccTTGAGTCTGTTTTGTTTTGCACATCTTGCACATCCTTTTTCTGTGCTAGCAGTCTTCAGCATGTAGCGACAAGGTCGGACATAAACTTCAGGAATACATTCGCTGTTGAGTGAATTAGTAATTTATATTCGCATATCACAGGAGTTGTCCTGTATCTCAGTTACATTATCAGTTGTTTTCTCTCACTTGTAGTTGGCTTGGCTTACGCCACTATATTTCTAGTaagtgtttatttcttattatattttatgtcatcTTACATGTGTAATTTGTTGCTTAAATTTCGTCTTGTAATTTTATTGTTTAGCGAGTAAGATTATTAACTACTCCGTTGGAATCGTGTCTATAATTTCCAAGCACCTACAAGTGGCCCACCACCATCTTGTGCTTCTTCACCAATTAATGTAATTGTAAACGGTTTAACACCTTCACGATATAAACGTTGTAATTTCTCTAATGTGTCAAGCCAAATTTTTCTCCGCCTCACTGAAAGCTCCACAGTTCCAACTATTTTTAGAGATGCCTCCAAGTTTTCAAGTTTGTCTGTTAAAGATGGTTCATTGTCaatataattttcaattgaATGGATGTTGTTATCAAATGTAGGAAATGCACTGTGTGTACTGTTATACTCAGTTGAAGGGATAGAACTGCAACTGTGTCCATCATTAAGTAAACCGAATGGATCATCTACATCGTCAATTGTTGTCAAAAAATTGTAGGCATTATCGACTCTTGTGGACGTATTTTCTTCATTGATGTAATCaattttgtcactttttttGCTATTATGATAAAATTGTGATGACAAACAcaggtaaaataaaatttgggaATATGGTTTACAAAGGTCTTCCTTGTAGTcatttaatttaaaagaaacactTTTACCAGGCATACAGGCATACAGGCCGAACAACTCTCATCTCTCCGTACTCATCCCGCATGGCTATGCCCACATTAATAATCaccgatttttttaattcttttgaaCTGTTCTTCTGCTTATTATTTGTTCCCATCATAGAAGCAGATGATGGTTTTGCtaatgttgttgttgatgataTACTGTCTCTTTTTTGTACCAGGCTTGAAGAAGGTCTGTCTGTATTTTTCTCGACTCTCGGTAAAACTATTCAAAGGCATCGTATTCGATGGAGTACAAGATGTATCGTTTTCTGATGTTCTAGCGCCACATTTCCCACAAAAAGTATGCTCTGTTTTGACTTCACATCCACACGCTACACAGTACGCCATTTTTATCTGCAATCAATGTTTTGGTACAAAATAACACGTCAACCGAAATTAattaatacttcttttttaattttcttctcaaacctttttctttttctccgaTATTTATGctttcttttgaattttcttttctcgatttgaattatcttttctcgatttgaattttcttttcttgatttcgatttctttttttcagtgtcCCTTCTCGGCTTCCgtacatattttatattccgtgaaaatatttggaacatcccttttttctggaaaaatccTTTTCAGAAGTGTTACATCCTTCAcacctttgaaaaaatatgtgcaaaatgagttgagcatattttttgtaaacattatgcatgatatggaactcccgtataaatatatgcataataatattttttagatagtttactttcactatcgaattaaaaaaaatcaatgcacaaaaggttcccggatttttttgtataaattactgattagcgaattatgacgacagaaagaaaaaaatatgcatttttttgaatgattatatataattacaaataatttcataacgacgttattagaaaaaaaaaccgggaacctttttgaatttaatttatgctgaatataatggtgcgaaaacgagaagtctgcgaccacgcgttcggaaaaagaagccatttgaAAACGTACGGTGATAAAAAattggtgtgtgtttatttcattatattttctttttggaaaattaacatctcacgaaaatagcaccatcaaaaaagtctttcatcaagcattcaaaaacaaaaaaacataaaaaaaaatataaaagtattgattaatgataagggtttttctgagactactcataaagtgagttttttcctttacagtaacttAAATCAGTTAGTTGATTGCAAACCCCGCCAAATGtggacacaaaatgtaaaaaacaaacaataaattgtgcctatagtagaaatttttatctaaggtgtaaaaaagggattgcaaggataaattgtaatgcaacaaaacgttttttgatgtattgcatacggtccttcctcactaaactttagacaaaatgtcaacaacaaaaaacacgaTATTTACACCCGGAATTAATAAAAATCAGTCCTTTTAGCaacttgcatgctgttttatCATCAATAAagttaaacaaaatttcaaatctcagattattctgtcacaaatgttttcataaaatatatataaaagtcaTAATGACTGATGTTAAACAAACAACATCAATCAATCTATAAGTTAATTTTATGTATATTATTGGTaccaaatttgcaacacaaaatacaaattctaaataatactaaaatcttttattttggtCCTGCGCATACCGACaatctcccacaaaaatttaatcaaaatgtaaaagatgagaggtaacggcaaaatcaaagtttgcaaaatttaattattttggtacatatatctactgcatatgccctctaaaacaatattttgatcCAAAacgccaaagaaaaacagtttgcaacaaaaatcagttatttcgatgatactgcatacactctttccccaCAAAaacttcacaaactgtaaaaaaagaatggttgtaggaagtGCTTCTgatacaacaaaaatcagtttttttgacattttgcatTACCCATtcaatcttacacaaaatttcaaaaaaccatGATTTgcaacacatcaaatttaaatcgagaaggatcagtcatttcggtatattGCACAGAGTCCTCCCCgataagaatttatac
It includes:
- the LOC130612915 gene encoding uncharacterized protein LOC130612915, producing MALIDFSIVYTSMSFCTQCGRQLSDDLLFCTQCGSRKDLCTTSYSPPATADERELIVYYFEKHFPYNAIVLFLKIYHSTLMSTRTLKRRLRSLGLKRRRSNVNEAVLRSIIEQELQGPAARYGNPHIILANYRKEIRDWPQLKFNDAKGFRDFFSFLIKCQSIVIGRDWNVLDTPDTICALVSKLPGSLTDRWNRKVMIKRHKHLSEPSLEDFIDFIEQESTLINDPLFSRNALKQFTNTKEKLPDKRKSYKSFAMNTNYRSSYDIKKLCPACSAKHDLDDCKLFLSYTIEDRSKFLGRKRLCYGCYDPITDEHNAKSCPHRRKCTICKGNHPTGLHGFRFRKRSDSKDKEENKESTEEKESVKSNVTGLSKSCNSLNVGEVISLCIVPVKVSHKSTGKSVTTLAMLDNCSQASFVTTDLVKRLDVSGAETSLAIKTINGTETVKSEAIEDLIIEGISTQFENTPFMLPKAYTRRELPVDKDDIATTDKLSQWKYLEPVYPHFRIQKFDVDLLIGANCAKALEPVDVLPSQDGGPYAYRTILGWCIVGPIKSEGKNNYSIKSCHKIAVNDIGNNGIAKHHFESKSSVKETHISNMLEKLYLSDFTEARLSPRSNIEFNLEEMSIEDKTFLTIMESKAGKVGSHYELPLPFRNKDLLMPDNRNVVLRRLMHLKERFIRNPKFLAEYQRFMKNIIDKGYARKAVLPASPGKSWYIPHHAVYNEKKNKIRVVFDCGAEYHGRSLNKELIPGPDFTNHLIGVLNRFREGIIAVMADIESMYFQVFVTEHQRSFQRILWWDKSDKEMTKPVEYEMNVHIFGATSSASCSNYALKKTALDNQGKFGTDAAETLLKNFYVDDMLKSKDNLGETISLMKNVTSMCKAGGFRLTKFVSNNKEVLLSIPEDDRKTGFTDCELLSGDTDLPSDSTLGITWDIEMDCFKFKIELKKTPYSRRGMLSMLSTLYDPLGFLAPFLVRGKIILQELCSMSLNWDDPVPEDNCNDWNRWKDCIQPLEGFRIPRCFKPKKFGKIVHSSIHYFSDASEFAYGQATYLRIVNESGRVHVCLVMGKARVAPLKFVSMPRLELTAATLSVKIASLLRQELRLLCINEYFWTDSQVVLGYLKNQTKRFKVFVANRIEIIRSNSKIDDWNYVPSNENPADIASRGSDASKDKQVKMWFRGPEFLWNDQSSWKLSKHAAEVDENDPEVKKVKVNACLVTNDLMSTLEERMSCWKKIKRVMAWILLFADRIKTIKPGDASTKGIIDVERLKCAERKIMQLTQEKYFETELRNLLSGKINVKNKLSKLNPFVDSQGLLRVGGRIERSGLDKEHVHPIIMPKDSQTSMLIIRYCHQNVAHAGRGITINKVRSYGIWIVNINALTRKVIHKCTICRSLRGRAGEQKMADLPKERFNEAPPFSYCGLDCFGPFLIKVRRSEMKRYGVLFTCLSSRAVHIEIASSLETDTFILALRRFVGRRGNVRYLRSDHGSNFVGSDNELKRAFLEMDHEKIKFFLNELNADWIWNFNPPAASHMGGVWERQIRSARQILTSLLKTHGSSLDDESLNTLLIETEAILNSRPLTVDTLSDTNSFIPISPSNILTMKSDVVLPPPGEFPKPDVYSRKRWRRVQHIANEFWIRWRKEFLSTLQERRRWNTIKRNFEVGDIVILKDSTMFTVRNRWPLARIVSVVSDKHGIVRIVNIRMSGSRVVMQRPISKSSLCGGVRDALYSLVLCCDVPC